A genomic window from Motacilla alba alba isolate MOTALB_02 chromosome 2, Motacilla_alba_V1.0_pri, whole genome shotgun sequence includes:
- the DSC1 gene encoding desmocollin-1 isoform X2, whose product MAPAAPRLVLGLLVLSLCCEACKKVIFHVPSELEADTLVGRVDLKECLQSAEFISSSDGNFKVLEDGSVYTTSALSLSAEKKTFTILLKDIQEQVQKKIHVDLVEKEKKTPSTRHARDTVLKRTKRRWGPIPSVMIENSLGPFPLQIQQVQSDTAQNYTIYYSASGPGIDQDPKGLFYIERETGNIFATRAVDREQYPSFQIICFATTPDGYSPEVPLVHTIRIEDDNDNAPYFTQDLFEFCVPENSRPGVVVGKVIAEDRDEPYTLHTTLKYRIVSQTPPITPAFSLHGDTGVISVLLPQLDRELVPSYTLLVEVRDMAGQPFGLCTTGTVVIKIEDTNDNAPSFKQLQYETRVEENRVNVEILRVSVVDLDEPGSPGSGAVYEIIRGNDDQAFEITTDKNTNEGILCVVKGLDYETAKQRILVIAVNNEAPYLLAPHSQQLSQSTSSVTVHVLDVDEGPVFKPCLLRLDVKECEDVGTAIGRYVAEDPETGNSEGIRYRIPPGQCNWINIDDRSGEVRTVRVLDRDLGEMRRGQCNVTVLAIDRNGKTGTGTIQVCIVPGNKNFPRLTQTDYIMCRDRKPICLTAQDGDEAPYSAPFEYRITDRRLASMWKLTPHDDNSWYLSPKSDIPYGIYEIPVSVIDNGGKIGENTVRVNLCDCVTPTECDGRTRQLSGGNVTLGLWAILAMILGSLLLLLILITICGCCGAGVMHRQVTDDCANHNLIISNTEAPGEEVMDHNIIPLQNTCDQGGYGVKTGEQQTFEVVKGRGHTLESVKGGGHQTLGSVKEGGGQTMMDTCRYSYSEWHNFTHPRLGEESIRGHTVIKNN is encoded by the exons GTGCTGAGTTTGTGCTGTGAAGCTTGCAAGAAAGTAATCTTTCATGTTCCTTCTGAACTAGAGGCTGACACGTTAGTTGGCAGAG ttgATTTGAAAGAATGCCTTCAGTCTGCAGAGTTTATCAGTTCCAGTGATGGGAACTTCAAGGTTCTAGAGGATGGTTCTGTGTATACAACATCTGCTCTTTCTTTGTCTGCCGAGAAAAAGACTTTTACCATATTACTTAAGGACATTCAAGAGcaagttcaaaagaaaatacatgttgACTtggtggaaaaagaaaaaaag ACACCAAGTACCAGGCATGCTAGGGATACAGTTCTCAAGAGAACCAAAAGAAGGTGGGGCCCTATTCCATCTGTCATGATAGAGAACTCACTGGGACCTTTCCCACTGCAAATACAGCAG GTCCAGTCAGACACAGCTCAGAACTACACAATTTATTATTCTGCAAGTGGACCAGGAATTGATCAAGATCCAAAGGGTTTGTTTTACATAGAAAGAGAAACTGGAAATATCTTTGCTACTCGTGCGGTAGACCGTGAACAGTATCCAAGTTTTCAG ATCATTTGCTTTGCAACGACTCCAGATGGTTATTCACCAGAAGTACCACTTGTGCATACAATCAGGATAGAGGATGACAATGATAATGCTCCATATTTTACACAAGACCTTTTTGAATTTTGTGTCCCTGAAAATTCCAGACCTG GTGTTGTTGTTGGGAAAGTGATTGCAGAGGACAGAGATGAGCCTTATACTCTGCATACCACGCTGAAATACCGCATTGTGTCACAAACCCCACCGATAACCCCAGCGTTTTCTTTACATGGTGACACCGGGGTCATCTCTGTATTACTGCCACAGCTGGACAGAGAG ctTGTACCCAGTTACACTTTGTTAGTTGAAGTGAGAGATATGGCAGGTCAGCCTTTTGGTTTGTGCACTACAGGAACAGTTGTCATCAAAATCGAGGATACTAATGACAATGCACCATCCTTTAAACAGTTACAA TATGAAACACGAGTGGAAGAAAACAGAGTGAATGTAGAAATACTGAGAGTCTCTGTTGTTGATCTTGATGAACCTGGTTCACCTGGCTCAGGAGCAGTATATGAAATTATAAGAGGAAATGATGATCAGGCCTTTGAAATTACAACAGACAAAAACACAAACGAAGGAATACTGTGTGTTGTTAAG GGACTGGACTATGAAACTGCCAAGCAAAGGATCCTGGTGATTGCAGTCAACAATGAGGCACCCTACCTGCTGGCTCCCCATTCCCAACAGCTTTCCCAGAGCACCAGCTCTGTTACCGTGCATGTCCTGGATGTGGACGAGGGACCCGTGTTTAAACCCTGTCTGTTGCGCTTAGACGTTAAAGAATGCGAAGACGTTGGGACGGCTATTGGGAGATATGTAGCAGAAGATCCAGAAACTGGAAATAGTGAGGGCATAAG ATACCGGATACCACCTGGCCAGTGTAATTGGATCAACATAGATGACAGATCGGGTGAAGTCAGAACTGTTAGGGTCTTGGACCGCGACCTAGGAGAAATGAGACGAGGTCAATGCAATGTCACAGTCCTTGCAATAGACAGAA ATGGTAAAACAGGCACTGGAACAATCCAGGTTTGCATCGTGCCTGGCAACAAGAATTTCCCACGACTCACTCAAACGGACTATATCATGTGCAGAGACAGAAAACCGATTTGCCTCACGGCACAGGATGGCGATGAGGCTCCTTACAGCGCACCCTTTGAGTATCGCATAACTGACCGCAGACTGGCTTCCATGTGGAAGCTAACTCCACACGATG ATAATTCTTGGTATCTTTCACCAAAGAGTGATATTCCATATGGAATTTATGAAATTCCTGTAAGTGTGATTGATAATGGAGGAAAGATAGGGGAGAACACAGTAAGAGTTAATCTCTGTGATTGTGTTACTCCAACTGAATGCGACGGCAGAACTCGTCAGCTTTCTGGTGGAAATGTTACCCTTGGTCTCTGGGCCATCCTTGCAATGATCTTGGGATCATTATTATTGCTGC TAATCCTGATCACAATTTGTGGCTGCTGTGGCGCTGGGGTAATGCACAGGCAGGTGACTGATGATTGTGCCAATCACAATTTAAtcatttcaaacacagaagCTCCAGGAGAAGAAGTGATG gatCACAATATAATTCCTCTACAAAATACATGTGATCAAGGAGGGTATGGAGTAAAAACAGGAGAGCAGCAAACATTTGAAGTGGTAAAAGGAAGAGGGCATACCTTGGAATCAGTCAAGGGAGGTGGACATCAGACACTGGGATCAGTTaaagaaggaggaggacagaCTATGATGGATACTTGTAGATACTCCTACTCAGAGTGGCATAATTTCACACATCCTCGTTTAGGCGAA GAATCCATTAGAGGACACactgtgattaaaaataattga
- the DSC1 gene encoding desmocollin-1 isoform X1, translating to MAPAAPRLVLGLLVLSLCCEACKKVIFHVPSELEADTLVGRVDLKECLQSAEFISSSDGNFKVLEDGSVYTTSALSLSAEKKTFTILLKDIQEQVQKKIHVDLVEKEKKTPSTRHARDTVLKRTKRRWGPIPSVMIENSLGPFPLQIQQVQSDTAQNYTIYYSASGPGIDQDPKGLFYIERETGNIFATRAVDREQYPSFQIICFATTPDGYSPEVPLVHTIRIEDDNDNAPYFTQDLFEFCVPENSRPGVVVGKVIAEDRDEPYTLHTTLKYRIVSQTPPITPAFSLHGDTGVISVLLPQLDRELVPSYTLLVEVRDMAGQPFGLCTTGTVVIKIEDTNDNAPSFKQLQYETRVEENRVNVEILRVSVVDLDEPGSPGSGAVYEIIRGNDDQAFEITTDKNTNEGILCVVKGLDYETAKQRILVIAVNNEAPYLLAPHSQQLSQSTSSVTVHVLDVDEGPVFKPCLLRLDVKECEDVGTAIGRYVAEDPETGNSEGIRYRIPPGQCNWINIDDRSGEVRTVRVLDRDLGEMRRGQCNVTVLAIDRNGKTGTGTIQVCIVPGNKNFPRLTQTDYIMCRDRKPICLTAQDGDEAPYSAPFEYRITDRRLASMWKLTPHDDNSWYLSPKSDIPYGIYEIPVSVIDNGGKIGENTVRVNLCDCVTPTECDGRTRQLSGGNVTLGLWAILAMILGSLLLLLILITICGCCGAGVMHRQVTDDCANHNLIISNTEAPGEEVMDHNIIPLQNTCDQGGYGVKTGEQQTFEVVKGRGHTLESVKGGGHQTLGSVKEGGGQTMMDTCRYSYSEWHNFTHPRLGEKVHLCRQDEEQKHSEDYLLSYNYEGKGSLAGSVGCCSDQHEEEALDFLDQLEPKFRTLAETCIKR from the exons GTGCTGAGTTTGTGCTGTGAAGCTTGCAAGAAAGTAATCTTTCATGTTCCTTCTGAACTAGAGGCTGACACGTTAGTTGGCAGAG ttgATTTGAAAGAATGCCTTCAGTCTGCAGAGTTTATCAGTTCCAGTGATGGGAACTTCAAGGTTCTAGAGGATGGTTCTGTGTATACAACATCTGCTCTTTCTTTGTCTGCCGAGAAAAAGACTTTTACCATATTACTTAAGGACATTCAAGAGcaagttcaaaagaaaatacatgttgACTtggtggaaaaagaaaaaaag ACACCAAGTACCAGGCATGCTAGGGATACAGTTCTCAAGAGAACCAAAAGAAGGTGGGGCCCTATTCCATCTGTCATGATAGAGAACTCACTGGGACCTTTCCCACTGCAAATACAGCAG GTCCAGTCAGACACAGCTCAGAACTACACAATTTATTATTCTGCAAGTGGACCAGGAATTGATCAAGATCCAAAGGGTTTGTTTTACATAGAAAGAGAAACTGGAAATATCTTTGCTACTCGTGCGGTAGACCGTGAACAGTATCCAAGTTTTCAG ATCATTTGCTTTGCAACGACTCCAGATGGTTATTCACCAGAAGTACCACTTGTGCATACAATCAGGATAGAGGATGACAATGATAATGCTCCATATTTTACACAAGACCTTTTTGAATTTTGTGTCCCTGAAAATTCCAGACCTG GTGTTGTTGTTGGGAAAGTGATTGCAGAGGACAGAGATGAGCCTTATACTCTGCATACCACGCTGAAATACCGCATTGTGTCACAAACCCCACCGATAACCCCAGCGTTTTCTTTACATGGTGACACCGGGGTCATCTCTGTATTACTGCCACAGCTGGACAGAGAG ctTGTACCCAGTTACACTTTGTTAGTTGAAGTGAGAGATATGGCAGGTCAGCCTTTTGGTTTGTGCACTACAGGAACAGTTGTCATCAAAATCGAGGATACTAATGACAATGCACCATCCTTTAAACAGTTACAA TATGAAACACGAGTGGAAGAAAACAGAGTGAATGTAGAAATACTGAGAGTCTCTGTTGTTGATCTTGATGAACCTGGTTCACCTGGCTCAGGAGCAGTATATGAAATTATAAGAGGAAATGATGATCAGGCCTTTGAAATTACAACAGACAAAAACACAAACGAAGGAATACTGTGTGTTGTTAAG GGACTGGACTATGAAACTGCCAAGCAAAGGATCCTGGTGATTGCAGTCAACAATGAGGCACCCTACCTGCTGGCTCCCCATTCCCAACAGCTTTCCCAGAGCACCAGCTCTGTTACCGTGCATGTCCTGGATGTGGACGAGGGACCCGTGTTTAAACCCTGTCTGTTGCGCTTAGACGTTAAAGAATGCGAAGACGTTGGGACGGCTATTGGGAGATATGTAGCAGAAGATCCAGAAACTGGAAATAGTGAGGGCATAAG ATACCGGATACCACCTGGCCAGTGTAATTGGATCAACATAGATGACAGATCGGGTGAAGTCAGAACTGTTAGGGTCTTGGACCGCGACCTAGGAGAAATGAGACGAGGTCAATGCAATGTCACAGTCCTTGCAATAGACAGAA ATGGTAAAACAGGCACTGGAACAATCCAGGTTTGCATCGTGCCTGGCAACAAGAATTTCCCACGACTCACTCAAACGGACTATATCATGTGCAGAGACAGAAAACCGATTTGCCTCACGGCACAGGATGGCGATGAGGCTCCTTACAGCGCACCCTTTGAGTATCGCATAACTGACCGCAGACTGGCTTCCATGTGGAAGCTAACTCCACACGATG ATAATTCTTGGTATCTTTCACCAAAGAGTGATATTCCATATGGAATTTATGAAATTCCTGTAAGTGTGATTGATAATGGAGGAAAGATAGGGGAGAACACAGTAAGAGTTAATCTCTGTGATTGTGTTACTCCAACTGAATGCGACGGCAGAACTCGTCAGCTTTCTGGTGGAAATGTTACCCTTGGTCTCTGGGCCATCCTTGCAATGATCTTGGGATCATTATTATTGCTGC TAATCCTGATCACAATTTGTGGCTGCTGTGGCGCTGGGGTAATGCACAGGCAGGTGACTGATGATTGTGCCAATCACAATTTAAtcatttcaaacacagaagCTCCAGGAGAAGAAGTGATG gatCACAATATAATTCCTCTACAAAATACATGTGATCAAGGAGGGTATGGAGTAAAAACAGGAGAGCAGCAAACATTTGAAGTGGTAAAAGGAAGAGGGCATACCTTGGAATCAGTCAAGGGAGGTGGACATCAGACACTGGGATCAGTTaaagaaggaggaggacagaCTATGATGGATACTTGTAGATACTCCTACTCAGAGTGGCATAATTTCACACATCCTCGTTTAGGCGAA AAGGTGCACCTATGCAGACAGGATGAAGAACAGAAGCATTCTGAAGATTATCTCCTTTCATATAACTATGAAGGAAAAGGATCCTTGGCTGGCTCTGTAGGCTGCTGCAGTGATCAGCATGAAGAAGAGGCACTTGACTTCTTAGATCAGTTGGAACCCAAGTTTAGGACATTAGCAGAAACATGCATCAAAAGATAA